The Oscillospiraceae bacterium genome contains the following window.
CTGCTCATCTCACGCAGTAGGGGGATCAGGATGACCTGCTTGGGCAGGGCCATGGCGCAGACGATCAGCGTAAACAGCACGCCGCGGCCGATGAAGCGCTTTTTGGCCAGCGCATAGCCCGCCATGGCGGAGGTAACGCAGGTCAAAATCATCGAGGCAACGGCCATAAAGACCGTGTTGACCAGCCAGCGGATAGCGGCGGGCACCTGCGGGCCGGCCCACCAGATGACATCCTTGCCGTCGGCGCTGAAGTGGCTGCTGAACGGCACGGCAAACTCCCACAGGGGGGCCTTCTGGCGGCTGAAAAGCTTGGCATAGTTGGTGCCGACCCACTCACTGGGGAACCACTCGGGCGTGGTGGCGTTGATGGACACCTGCGTCTTGAAGGAACCGGTGATGATCCAGTACAGCGGGAACGCAAACGCGATGGCCAGCACAACGATGACCACGGTGCTGAACACCATGTAGGGGGAAATCTTCTTCTTTTTCTTTTTGGTCTGCTCGACTGCAGCAGGGGCAGCGGTTTTCGTTGCTTCCATTTCGATTTCCCTCCTTACTCGTTAGACTGTGTGACCTTGAACTGCACAGCGGACAGCACGGCGATCATGATGGCGAGGATAACGCCCATCGCGTTGCCGTAGCCGTAGCGGTACAGCTTGAAGGCGGTGTAGTAGATGTAGTACATGATGGTGTCGGTGGCATGCTTCGGGCCGCCGGAGGTCAACAGCTGGATCAGTGCGAAGCACTGGAAGGAGTTGATCGTGGTGATGACCAGAATGTACAGCGTGGTAGGCATGACCTGCGGCCACTTGATCTTCCAGAAGGCCTGCAGCTTGGTGGCGCCGTCAACCTCCGCAGCCTCCACAAGGGACTGGTCCACAT
Protein-coding sequences here:
- a CDS encoding carbohydrate ABC transporter permease, translated to MEATKTAAPAAVEQTKKKKKKISPYMVFSTVVIVVLAIAFAFPLYWIITGSFKTQVSINATTPEWFPSEWVGTNYAKLFSRQKAPLWEFAVPFSSHFSADGKDVIWWAGPQVPAAIRWLVNTVFMAVASMILTCVTSAMAGYALAKKRFIGRGVLFTLIVCAMALPKQVILIPLLREMSSLQLYNTIWAVIFPIVGWPFGIFLMKQFSEGIPGEMLEAARIDGASELTTFTRIALPIIKPGIGALAIFTFINSWNDYFMQLIMLSSTSKLTISLGIAKLQAENSTDYGLIMAGAALAAVPIIIVFLAFQKYFTKGITMGAVKG